CCCCTGTACTATATCTTCGTTTCTAAACCAATggagttaaagcagtacaaaaaaGCCACTGAATAGATCAGGCCTtacctaaataaatccattttcaGTGTCCGTTATGTATCCTAACTGCTAAACTAAGTCTTTATGTTTATTAACCCTGCAGTCCCAACTCAACTAGGAGTCAGCTGGATTCTATCTCACATCATCATATGTTGTTTACATAGTCCTGGTCAGTTACATCGGTGCAATCTCACTGAAGTCTATTGCCCAGGTATCACCGTGGGCCTAATTTGGCCTGCAGcatctttattactggtgatgatgcGCAGCAAGGAAAGAAACTAGCTTGAGTCTCAGAGCCCCTCTTATATTTCCAGGGCTGGTAGTTAGAGGGAAAACATTTTCCCTTATAAATGGAGTCTAGAGAAGATGAGCATGAAACTCCAGAAGGCCATTTTACAGTCATTTCTCAAAGCAGAACCACACAATAAATAAATGGGACAGTTAAAAAAGATCTGATTCTGTGTGAAACCGAGGCTGGGGCAGCTGTTCATTTCAGGACACTCTGAGGCTGCCCCAAAACTTAAAACAAGTTGGGCAAAGTTCCATTTTTCTATAAATAACATACACTTCAGACAGGTGAGTAGAATCGGATTTACCTTTTTAATACTTACAAATCTGAGCAGTGATACATTAGAAAGAGGGATTAGTAACCACtcccttctttgtctctctggAGTGTGACTTCACCGCATGCCGCTGTACGTTAGTTTGTTTGTTGTTCTTATCTATGTACTCTTTCCATTTCTCAGAACAATGTGTCACCAGCTCCTCCTTCCTTTAGGAATCTGATCTAAGTTCCTTTCCTCTGCATGGAACCCACCCACACTAACTTCCACCTAATCtggccccctttccctcccacccagggcTCCGTTTATTAGTTTAAAATCTTCAAACCCAGGTGCAGAGAAGATGTCTAGCGCCCGACCTTTTCTCCACGTTCTGTCCGTCCTTTGGAAGTGCCAGAGCTGCTTAAACAAGCTGCTCCTCCTCACTCCACCATTTTCTCCGTGCTCCACCACCCGAGTCAAATTGGGGACTTAAGCTTTTATTTGACCCAGCAAATAGCTTCTAGGAAAAGAAATGCACATGATACTTTCCAGTGCATTTTGAAGGCACATGTAGTTTAGTGGCATTAcctgttttctgtattttttcctctgtgttcTTCCTTAGCAGAGACATTTAATGAAaagaggatttttgtttttggaGTTTCAGCGGCTGCTTATTCCCCACCTGAAGTCCAAATCCTCTGTGACATCTCACTGTGGAATGTGGAATGACACGCTGCTAGCTGTCTGTCCAAGGCCCTCCGAGCACCCTGCAGACAGCAATCACTCTAATCTTACACTCTCACTGTGAAGTAGGGACGGGGCATTATCCTCATTTGGaaaagaagaaactgaggcacagagagatgaagtgccTTGACCAAAGTCATGTGAAAAGCCTTTTGCATAGCCAGAAATAGACTCCAAGTTCTCCATCCAGTCCTGTGGTTTAACCACAAGGCTCCACTTCCTCTGTCACTCCATCCTGTGACTTGTGCCTTTGGACAGAGAGACACTAAGCAGCGAGAGCAGAAGAACTAAAGGTAAACTAGCACCTCTTGCCATACTGCTGTTCTCAGTTACAGCACTGGAGCAGGCAGGGAAACAATGTAAACGAAGCAGAGGAGCCTGCTTATCCCGATGCTCTGCTTCTAGGACCATGCCCTGGCCAACTATGCAAAACCTGAGTAAAGGGGCTGCACTTCTGGGTCTCCATTCATGCTGGAGAGGTTCAGCAGCAGGAGAAATGTTTCGATAAGAGACTTCCATTGTACAAGCAGAATAGTTACTGCAGGGCAAATCCTGCCCCCAGCTATGCGTGCACAATTGCTAAACAGTGGCCTGCCAGGGGAGTGGCGCACAAATATCTATGGGCAAGACCCAAGCCTGCGCAGGTTTTCAGAAGCCTTAGCCAATGGCTCTTGAGTAATCTCAGTGCACCAGCGGCCATTGGTTAGTCCGGGCTCAGCAAGTCTCCTGTACCAACCCTTGCCACCCAACTGCAGCCCCCTGGTCTCCttccccaatccccagccccaaccaAGCTGCTCTTTAAAACTAGTTCACAGGCAACATCAAGCTGAGTCTTAGCCACAAAGGACAATTTAAAGGTTTTGGAAGAATGAAAGTGCCTTTCTGTACATGCTCCTGAAGGATGGCAGTCTGGTGAACACCTGGGTCCTCTGTTCAGCACCAGAGCCACCAGCCCCTCTGGACAACTTGCAGTTGTTGTTGGTGTTCCACACCCCAAGCTGGGCCAGGTCTTCCTCTAAAGCCCCTGACAGCTCCTTCAGCTCCCTGGAGGCACCTGCTTTCAGGTACTGCCAGGCTTTGTGGCCGCTGTGGTCCCGGAGGCTCGTGTTGGCACCGTAGGCTCCCACCAACACCTTGATGACCATCTCGTGTCCCTGCAGGGCAGCCAGATGCAGGGGGGTCAGCCCACCACTGGCCGTGGGAATGTTGACATCTGCATGGTAGCCATTCTTCTCTGCACAGGTGATCACCTCGATCAGGGCCTCATGGCGGCCATGCTTGGCCAGCCAGTGGAGGGCAGTGAACCCTGTCACAAAATCTCTCCTGTTCAGCAAGCTGGGATCCACGTCGAGCAACCTCATGATGCTCTCAGGGTCCCCCTGGGCCACAGTCAGCATCCACTCATGCTCGAGGGGGTCAAGGGCTAAGGACAAGTCCTCAGGGCTCTGTTCCAACCTCTGCTCCAGCTCTTGGTGCATCCCCacagcagggctgctgctgctggctatCTTCTGAGCAGCTGCAAGCCACATGGCTCCCTCGGCTCCACTGCTCTGCAGCAGGACCTCCTTCAGGCCTCTCCGCCGCACGCTGCCCCGGCCTATGGAGAGCCTGGCCGCATCAGAGCTCACATCCCAGTTACCAGAACCTCTACTACTCCGGCCCAGGTTCCTGATCAGGTCCCTCTTGTGTGACGGGTGGAGATTCACGTTCCCCGCTGCTGCTGAGGAGGATGATAATGCCAGGACTGTGGGGTTGGGCGCCTGGCTGTCAATAAGTGCTTCTGCTTGAGACAGGGAGGCCTCTGGCAACACATGTGGCTCAGTGTCCTTTGGTACCTCCAGACTCTCTTCCCTCTGCATCCTGGCCATGACGTCTCCTGCAGGCTTCACCATCCCCAAGATCTGCTCCCCCCGAGACATCCGTCTCCCTTTAAGGCATGGTCGAGGCTCTCTGTGCTGCTGGGGTGTGGAGAAGTGGTTCCCTGTCCCGTTGAGACTCTGACTCCAGGCTCCCCTCTAGAGCTCTCCGGCTGCAGAGCTTCCTGAGTCTGCCTTAGAAATGTTGCAAAGAGGAACCAGCATTTAGTTTCTGTGCTCAGGGGGAAGGCACTTGTTGTGAAATAAGTTACAAGCAGCAGCACACCCTTCAGCTGATCACTGATTTTCAAAGACTTCACTGTCTGCCATTTATTTACCGAGGGACGCTAGAGCAATTTcccccccactgccagcccctcctctccAAACTACCTGCTCCCTGGTTCTTAAGATTCAATAAGTCCCCAGACGGGGGCTGtgttttctctcctctccagATTTTGGTGGCTTGTATGATAACATAGCTACATGACAACCCACTGGCCAGCTGGATCTGCAGATCCGGGACCCATTTGACTTCCTCCTTCCTACACACAAATCAGTGGTAacagcagccaaaaaaaaaaaaaaaaaaaagagctcagTCCATTCAAGCTGAAAGCAGGCAGTGAGTTTTTCACCGGAACGGCTGCCACTTACCTTTCCAATTACTCCTGTGCTGGGTGGGGAAACAGAGCTCTGGGTGGGCGGTATTCCCAACCTGCCTCTCGCTGGGCACTTTGatggctgctgccagcagcagggcccctcctcctctgcccgtGGGTTCTCGACGCCTCTCCAGACGCACCAGCCTGCTCCTTGCCGAGTTCCTTTGTGTGAAGGTTGCCACTGGTAAGTTTTGCTGCATAGTAAAAGCTGTGGCAGGACCTTTGTCCTCCTTTTTGACTGAGACAGATTAAGCTGCTGCACGTGATTTTTCATTTCTGCTGCGGGCCTGGCATTAGCCTTGGCCATTGGTGATGTGAAACCGAATGCACCCACTTCCCAGAGAGCAGAAAAACACGCACTGGCCACAGCCCTAAAGCCTTCAGCCTGTGAAGGCACCCCTGTGGGCCCCAAAAGAAGGGTTGCAAGTAAAACCAGTTGGGCCAGGCACTTTAAGGGATTCATCTCGAGCATAAACAGCCGGATGGTGCAATATCTCTGGAGTTAGCAATGCACAGGAATGAAAGTGAGAGAAGTGTGCGTTTGCAAGAGCTAGAGGTAACTGTAGGTCAGAAGGGGCTAGGCTAATCTACAGGCTGAATATTTctaggaggtgctgagcagcttctAAATGGGGATGTCTTCGTTCTTCCATTGAAAGAGACTCTAAAAATCAGTGTGAGGCAGCTACTTCCCCTCCCATGGAAACTCCCTGTGATGAAGTGTggcatgctctgtgtgtgtgtgtgtgtgtgtgtgtgtgagagtgacaGAAAGATTGACTGACCGCCATCTGcgggatggaatcagaactgcttgaCTAGCAGCtaatgagaaaaggaggacttgtggcaccttgtaccgtctgctgccacaaggcaatgggttgctgctactgtgtagcaatgccgtgccgcgtctgccagcacccaggagacatacggtgacggttacctgagcgggctccatgcttgcggtggtatggcgtccgcacaggtaactcaggaaaaaaggcgcgaaacaattgtctgcccttgctttcacggagggagggagggaagggggggactgacgatatgtacccagaaccacccgcgacaatgtttcagccccatcaggcattgggatctcaacccagaattccaatgggcagcggagactgcgggaactgtgggatagctacccacagtgcaacgctccggaagtcgactctagcctcggtactgtggaagcactccgccgagttaatgcacttaatgcacttctgtggggacacacacactcgaatatataaaaccgatttctaaaaaaccgacttctataaattcgaccttattccgtagtgtagacatacccttagagactaaccaatttatttgagcataagctttcgtgagctacagctcacttcatcacgaaagcttatgctcaaataaattggttcgtctctaaggtgccacaagtcctccttttctttttgcgaatacagactaacacggctgctactctgaaacctggcagctaatggagattcttcTAACTCAAGTCCTAGTGGCTTGTGCTTTTGGAGCAGCAGGACCTGAGTCCTATTTCTTTCGTTGTCTTGAAGTTCTGACTGGCACTCTGTGCAGCAAAGCGACACCCCCAGCTATAAATGCGCACACGCAAAAAGATCACAAGAAATTCAGAGGGCTGCAGCTTCCATTTTAAGTCCCCCAGCAATCCAAACCATATAATCGGGGGGACAGTTAATTTGCCTCCTTATTAAGCAGACCTTGAATGTGGCCAACAGTGTCCCATTGGCAGTAACCTCTCATCCTCCCCCAGGGGCTAGAAGTGCCGGCAGCCATGCACGCGCCAGAGAGCTGCCACTGCCCCTTTTAATTCCAGATTAACGCAGAGCTGGATGTACACCATCAGCAGCGTCAGGCTGCTGGCTCTTGACTCAGAGCCTGCCATACACAATGAGACCAGGCTGTGGCACACTCATGCTGCTCTCAGACAGTCCAGGAGTCAGCTGACTTCTGGAAGGTAAAAGCTAACAACAGGAGAAACTTCTCTCCGGCGCCCCAATCATGGCCATGGCCAAGGGTTTATTAATTAATAAGCCCTTTTGGGGTCCCTCCCTTCTATTGGCCTTTACTTCTAGTTCTCAGAAATGTTGTAGCTGTAAAGTAGTTGGTAGGCTGCGCACTTCCCCACACGTTGCACCAACACTGTGTCTCAACCCTGATAAGGAGGGACAGCCTGGCTAGAGGGATGAGTCCAGCCCTGCACTTCTACTGAGACTGCAGATGAAGGGACCCAATAACTGTGCTGGAGGTTTGTGTTAGAGACACGTCTGCTGGGAAATGAACCAAACTCACTTCACGGGGGCTGCCAAACAGCCATTGTAGCTGTTATTAGAACTTACTTGTGTTGTGATAGCGtgtaggagccctagtcatggcccAGGAGGAGTCcgttgggctaggtgctgtacaaacacaggcaAAAGGATGGTCTGTAACAAGTAAGGGTCAGATGGGCTAGGGAGTGGCCAGCCCTGTTCTGAGGAGGAGCCAAGCAGGGAGTAGCTGGGACTCACCCACCCCAGCTGGACAGCAGCAAGTGACTGGGTCTGATGAGTCCCAGCTAGGGAATATAAATGAaggccccagctctgggctggTGCTTGAGCCTGGAGAGGGCTGGGAGTTGTCAGAGGCGAAGGAGGAAGAAGACAGTGATGGTGATAACGCGAGTGTCAGCAGACCCTTGGCTAAGGAAAATCCTGCCCATTGAGCTGCTGGAGGCCAGAGAGTCTTGGCTGAGAACAGGACTACTACTTTGTTATTGGTCCATGGTACCTTTTTGGTGCTGGAGAATAAGCAAGGCTCTGAGGTAAGGGTTACACACACTGAACCAGGTGTGGCTGATATCAGATCCACCACTCTTCCAAAGGGCTTTCCAATCAGAGAGGGAAAGGCTCTCTCCTAACCTGGTCTGGGTTTGAACCTCTTAGTCAAGCTTGACTGTCAGAGACTCTGTCTTTCTCTtttggtggtggggaggagggtttgCAGAGAAAATTGCTCAAGGAGGGAGGGGCACACAGCGGAAGAGATTAAGGTGACCAGGcttccggttttcgactggaacgcctggtcaaaaagggaccctggcggctccagttgGTGGTGCAATGGGGgccccagctaaggcaggctgcctgcctgtcctggctccgtgtggctcccggaagcagccaccaggtccctgcagcccctaaacGCATGGGTGGCCAGAGggggtctctgcacgctgccctcgcccctagtgctggctctgcagctcccattggctgggaactgtgaccAAGGGGAGTGCGGGGACAGCACCTGCAGGCACAagagcagcacacggagcctccctggctgcccatgcgccTGGCGGCCGCTTCCTGGGAACCACAGGAAGCACTGTcgggaccctgcaccccctcccacaccccaatcctctgccccagcctggagtcccctcctgcacctaaactccctcctggagcccacaccccacaaccctccacaacccccttccccagccctgagcctgctcctacaccctaaacctctcatccctggcccccttccccagccctgagcctgctcctacaccctaaacccctcatccctgaccccaccccagagcccacacccccagctggagcccatgcaccccaacctcctgcctcagcgtggagccctctcctgcaccccaaactgctcatcctcggccctaccccagagcccattCCTCCAGCCGGATCccacgcaccccaaccccctgccccagcctggagccctctcccacaccctgaatccctcatacccagcctcaccccagcccagtgaaagtgagtgagggtggggaagagcaagcgagggagggagaggggatggagtgaaagaaggggtggggcctcagagaaggggcgggactgagggcagggcaggggtgttcggttttgtgcgattagaaagttggtaagCCTAGAAGGGCTGCGAGCCAGGACACCTGCtatttgaattgtttttcattctttcaaAGACCTTGCCTCACCTTTGGTAAGCGATCAGCTGGCAAGCAGGAAATGAGCAGAACAGCACAGAGTGGCCTCCAAAGGGCTGATCCTTTTGTGACTGCTGAGAGCTGCACAACTCACACATGGGCCTGCATTGCTAAGAGCTTCTCTGGACCAAAGCCTGCTTCCTGCTTGGCACAGGGCATTATGTGAATCCGCCGGTCCCCACTCCACAGCATGGGGCAGATACCTCACTGCTGCTACTGCAACCTTAAGGTTCTCCGTTCTTCTGAGGCTCTTCTATGCTGCTGTAGCAGATCCCTGAGAGAGGGGCTCCCCAGACCAGGCAGAACAGGTCTAAGGACTCCGTGCTAGCCCTACTGACAATGGGGTCATGGCTAGTCTGTGGGCAGGAAAGGGGGTATGGCTGGAGTGCACTGAGCTAAAAGGGAGCCATGGGACGCTGAggataacttagagcagccctaaGACTGCTCTAATGTACACCACAGGCCTCCAGCAGCCCCACAATACAGAGAGTACAAAGGCAGCTTAAAGCTACTGTCCCAAGGACAGGAACAGAGGTACCTAGAAATGGGATCTGAAAcaggccctggctgctgctgtctcTTCTTTTAGATCCAGTTAGTTCCCCAGAAGCCGGGGTATTTGAGTTAGTTTTTTGATACAGAGCCAAACTGCACGCCCCAgaacacacacagccctgccatTGAAAACACTGGTAGGTACATGCTTGTAAACCATGGCAGAAATTGGCACACAAGGAGCGACAGATAATGAGCCCTTTTTTTGCCTTATGTTTTCCTCTGACTTTTCCTGGGCAGAGAGCACTGTGTTAACTGAGAGTTTGTGCTGTCATCTGACTGATGACTTTGGCCTGTGGGTTTTAATCTCTGTCCTCTGAAGCATCATGACCTAAATGACAACATGTGCTTTAGACAGAAGAGGTCAAAAATCTCGGGGCATTACGAGCAGATGAGGATCTTTCCGGTGCCATTAGGAAAGCATCTCTCATAAGAGGTAAGGTACCTTCAGGCAGCTGATCACGTGCTGCACATGCAGGGCATGTCAGACAGCTAGTAGCAGAGGGAAATAAAGCAAGTCATCTTGTATTAGACACTGAGATCAGCATAGCTGGAGGGAACTCCCTGCTCCATTGGGAAGCATTTGTGTTTTCAAAACGAATCCCCTGATGAGCTTGCTGGGTCCCATCGGCTGCTTCGGTGACTCTCAAGTGATGTCACTGCGGCAGCTCTGTCCTGCCACGCCACCCGATCATTCTGTTATGGCTGGCGGTATAACAGCCATTCGAGATCTCTCCTGTGCATCAGTGACTCCCATTTATGCACGTCTGTTTGTCCCTTATGGGACACGtgctgctctgtgctgctctgccctgccatgtGGTATGGAGAAAAAAGGGGTAGAAAAACTCTAAAGGGAGGGAATTGCACCATCTGTGTGACCCCCAGGCCCTGGAGAAGCCCCTCCATGTGACCCCATGCAGTAGGGTTTGCATTGCTGTTCCCCTCCTTCCATAatctctcacacacccacacccacacctgcTAAGGTCATAATATTTGAAAAATCGGAAGAGGAAATAATTACTCTGGTGAGGCTGCTAACATTAAACATTGACGTTCCTAGGGAAGGATAGGAGTATTTCCGTCCATCGTTGTTCCACTTAGAAATAGTGTAAGCCACTAGGGCTGCGTTGGAATGCCAAGTAATGTTTGCTGgcttttactcctgggggcattgcTGTAGCCATGGTGAGATCAGCAGAGTGGTCGCTCTTGTTGCTCTGTGTTGCTTGAAGTAAACATGGCTAATGCATTTGGTAGTGGGACTAGTGGCTGGTTCAGTCAGCACAGTAGAGAGGCTTCATTTGAATGCAAACTTGTTATGCTGTGAGGGCCCCATCCTGTGAGGTGCTAGCTGTATTAGGAGCTCAGGATTTGTCCCACACTGACTCATCCAGTTTGAACTGTCCTGTCAGCCTCTCTTGGTTGCAAACTCCTTAGGGCAGACATGGAGTTTTCCTCTGTATTTTGTACAGGGCTGAGCATGCTCTGGGTGCTTAGCAAATAATAAGGATCACCGCAGTAACTACACTGGCACATTAAAGGGCTCattcttgctcccactgaagtcaatggaagttttgcccttTACTTCTCTGAGAACAAGACAAGCCCAAATTCCATCGTCTCTGAAACGTCACCGCTCCTGTTTTTTCTCCCATAGGTCTTTATTGTTAATTACGTATTAAGTGCTCCTCACCTCAGGATGGCTTTGATTTGCCCTGCCTTCTAGCAACCTTTCTTCCCCTCCCGCATCTCCCCTGCTCCTTGATCATCTcatttctcctcttcctttttctgTGCTACAAAAGGGCATTGTAGGGTGAGCTAATTCAGCCAGTTACCCTTTTTACTTAGGTTACATCTCTAATACAATCTCACTGGGTAACATGCCTTAAaatcctaaatttaaaaaatataagacTGTTTGACTCACCTTTTCAGATGGCTGCCAACCCCAGAGCAAGGACATCTATGTGACCTGTCACTTGTGCCAATGGGATCAGATCTGGGGAAGGAATCTGCTGCACAGAGAAAACACACTAACCTCTATACAGCACACACTGCACAGACAGGCAGGTAAATGTGATTGTGGGAGACTGCAGGAGGCAAGTAAGTGCAATGCAACTTGAAGAATTACAACCAATTCTGATCAAAACACACTCGGCTCCTCAAGGGTTTGTCCGGGGGAGAATCGCCTCTTAGCCTCTGTTTGACTCACAGGCTGCTGGACTGAATTAACAACATGAGCAGTTTTCTTTGGCAGCTGGGCACATGCTAAAGAAATTGGTAAAAAAGGAGGGTTTGTATCTGGAATACTGAACAGCTGAGAAAGCCATTTTGCAGAGTAAGTTTAAACCACAGCAGCTCCAAAGACAATTACATTAGGAACCAGACTTTGCGCAACGGGAAGCGAAATGGTGCCCATCCTGGGAATGCCGAAGCACAGTGAACGATGTATGGTGGGACTGTGAAGTACTTCAGAAAGGTGGTACTCTGCCACCAGTCTGACTCCACTGAGGGAGGCTGCCCTTCTTATAGACAACCTCAACTACGTACTTTGGTTGAGCCATACTGTGCACCCATTTTAGAGGCTAGGTGGGGAAGCCTGGATCATGTCAGGAAGCCAAAGCTAGTGAAGGTTAAAACATAAATGTCCATTGGTTTCCTCTTACGGAGCTGCGTGGTTTAGTCAGTGACCTGTGGTGGTTAGAGAGGACACAGGGAGCCAGGAAAATGGGGCTGCTGGTGACTCTGAGCTGTGGGAACTTGGACAAGTTGCTTAACTTCTCCGTACTGCTGTTTTTCCCTATTGTAAAATGGGGCTATGAAGCCCCACCTTTGTAATGTACTTGGCAATCTTCTGCTGGAAGGGGCAGAATGTTAATTAATTCTGATTATCGTTCTGTAATGGACACACACAGGTTTCTAGCTGCTGTGTATCTCATCATGCTAGGAAAATCCAGTACCTGGTTTCAAACCTTTCTAAGGTGGCTGGAGTGGCTTACCTCAGAGAATGGGCCAGGTACTCCATGCCTGTTGAGATCCACTGCCAGGATGGGCCCGTGGATTCTAGTTCTTTACTCAAACAAGACCCTCATTGGCTTCAAAGGGAGTTTAGCCTTCAGCGAGGGTGGGAGTTCACCTCCCTCTGGTGTTGTCAGAGAAAGCCCTTTCCATGAGGAAGTCTAAATAGTTCTATTTCCTTAGAGTAGCAAATTTGCAAAATAGTTATCTATGAGATCCTAGTCAGAGATATGACACTGACACAAGGGACAGAGGGACCCACAGAGGAAGAGAAATGAGTGTTACACAGAACTTCACTTCCTAGCAGCTCATTCTTGTTTCCGGCCGTCTCATTACTATCTGCAAAATATTACCCCAGAACAGTGAATGGTTTGATTCCATGCTATGCCGACAACTTGCCAGCAGAATGTGAGCTAGGAAAGTTGAATGGGTAGAGAAAGATGGTAAAAGCTCAATGTGATCTCTGCAAGATTATCAAACTAACAAGCTTCCTCTGGGGCCACATGAATATTAAATCATATTTGCACATGGTTAATCGTCTCTGTACACTTTAAATCCCAAGAAGCTGTTTACTCTGCATGTGAATTCTGAGTCTGCTCCTCCTGTCACACCAGCATAATTCCAGTGACTTCCACTGAA
Above is a window of Natator depressus isolate rNatDep1 chromosome 9, rNatDep2.hap1, whole genome shotgun sequence DNA encoding:
- the SOWAHD gene encoding ankyrin repeat domain-containing protein SOWAHD encodes the protein MSRGEQILGMVKPAGDVMARMQREESLEVPKDTEPHVLPEASLSQAEALIDSQAPNPTVLALSSSSAAAGNVNLHPSHKRDLIRNLGRSSRGSGNWDVSSDAARLSIGRGSVRRRGLKEVLLQSSGAEGAMWLAAAQKIASSSSPAVGMHQELEQRLEQSPEDLSLALDPLEHEWMLTVAQGDPESIMRLLDVDPSLLNRRDFVTGFTALHWLAKHGRHEALIEVITCAEKNGYHADVNIPTASGGLTPLHLAALQGHEMVIKVLVGAYGANTSLRDHSGHKAWQYLKAGASRELKELSGALEEDLAQLGVWNTNNNCKLSRGAGGSGAEQRTQVFTRLPSFRSMYRKALSFFQNL